A stretch of DNA from Synechococcus sp. JA-3-3Ab:
GGGTGGGGTTTGCCAACCTGGAGCGCTACCAGAAGCTGCTGGATTGGCTGCGCAGCTACCGCGGCGGGCCCTCCCTGGCCGCTTTCTTCCAGCGGTTTTTCGCCGAGCACCTAGCCCAGGGGATGGATTTGCCCCAAGACCAAGAGCTGCTGCAAGCGCTGATCGACGCGGCACAACGGTTTCGCCGGGCCTTTCCTGCGGAAGAGGATCGTGCCTTTTTGGCCATGATCCGCTCGGGACAAACCCCCAGCAACAGCCGCTTCGAGCCCGACTATTCCCGCTACCTCGTGGTGGCGACGCCGGTGGCCTATATCAACCGAGGTTTGCAGGCGGATTATCAGTTCTGGTTCGACATCACGAATCCGCTTTGGTCCCGTTCTCTTTGGCGTGTGCTTTACAACAGCCGTGTGCTGACGCCGGAGTGGGATGGGGAGGTTTTCAATGCAGCCCAAGACCTACAGGCACGTCACCAAATCCTGGCTCGCACGCTGCTCAACCTCTGTTGCCGAACTCGGAAGGGGCTGTGGCTGGTGCGCTCCACTTTTAACTACCGCGGCGAAGAGAACACCGGCATGTTGGATTACCTCATTTTAAAGGCCGCGAAGGCCATGGCCACAGCCTGAGAGGAGCAACCTTACACCCATCCCAAGCCGCAACCAGACCCAGGTTCCAGAGCATAGCGAAGCTGTCTGTTGTGTCGATCCCCAACTGGGGAGTGCTCAAGATTGTCGCCAATTTGGAATGCCCCTATCGTGGGCATATCGTGAGAGAAAGCTAGGTTCTCCTACACTGGGGAGATGGCTAAGGGCTTTGGAAAACCGGCGAAAAAACAGCCGCTCCTCTCGGCCCGACAGGCGGCAGGCCGCTTCCGGCGGGGGGAATGGGCTGGCTGCCGGCAGCTCTGTGAGCAGATCCTCGCCGCTGCCGACCGGTCTGATCTGGAAGAGGCCATTGCCTTGACGCAAGCCCATGCTCTTTTGGGGCGCATCGAGGAGGGATCCGGTCGCTACCCTGCCGCCATGCTGCACTACCAACAGGCCATCGTGGCCTGTCCCCCTGCTGCTCCCGCCAGCTTGGCCGCTGAGGTTCATGCGCTGCTGGGGGGAGTACTGCGGCAGATGGGCGAGAAAAAGCAGGCGCAACGGCTCTTCGAGCAAGCCCTGGCCCGGGATCCAGCGCTGCTGATGGCGCGGGTGGGGCTGGCCGACCTGCTGCAGATGCGAGGAGAATACGAGGCGGCTCTGGCCCATTATTTGCAGGCCTGGCAGGGATCCCAGCAAGAGGCAGACATTCCTTAGCAGATCGGCATGGGCTTTTGGAAGCAGGGACAAGTGGAGGTGGCCAGCTCTTGGTTTCGGCGGGCGCTCGCCCTGCAGCCCGAACACAGCGATGCCCGCTACATGCTGGCCATTGTGGGGGAGCTGCCCCTGCCCGACAGGACTCCTCCGGAGTGGGTGCGACGTCTATTTGACGAATATGCGCCCCGCTTTGAGCAGCATTTGCTGGAAAAACTGAACTACCAGGGGCCACAGGCTGTGCGGCAAGGGATCCTGGCTGCCGCAGGGGGAGCGTCTCCTTGGTTTGAGCGGGCGCTGGATCTGGGCTGTGGCACCGGCCTGGCGGGATCCCAGGTGCGCTCCTACGTTGGATAGTTGCGGGGTGTGGATCTCTCCGCCCGCATGGTGGAGATTGCCCGGCAAAAGGGCAAGCCTCTAGTCCTGAATTTACTGAACAACATATTGTCTTACGGAACTAAAATAGCCATACTGAATTAAGCGTGCTGCCGCGGCTATCCCAAAGTTATGTTGCTAGGTTTTTGCACCCGATTGGAACTAAATAACCGGCAAAAGACCTTGGCCGCTCAGCATGCAGGGGTAGCTCGTCACGCCTACAACTGGGGTCTGGCTATCTGCAAGCAGGCTGTTGAATCCAAACAGAAGCTACCCACGGCTATTGACCTGCACAAGCGCTTGGTAGCCGAGGTGAAGAAAGAAAATCCCTGGTACTACCAGGTCTCCAAATGCGCTCCTCAGCAGGCCCTCCGCAACTTGGAGCAAGCCTTTAAGCGCTGGCGGAGTGGGTTGGGGAAGTTCCCCCGCTTCAAACGCAAGGGAGTGCGAGACAGCTTTTACTTGGAAGGTAGCATCCGCATCTCTGGTGACCGCATCAAGGTACCTATCCTTGGTTGGTTACGCTGTGCGGAGC
This window harbors:
- a CDS encoding class I SAM-dependent DNA methyltransferase; its protein translation is MGFWKQGQVEVASSWFRRALALQPEHSDARYMLAIVGELPLPDRTPPEWVRRLFDEYAPRFEQHLLEKLNYQGPQAVRQGILAAAGGASPWFERALDLGCGTGLAGSQVRSYVG
- a CDS encoding tetratricopeptide repeat protein, with product MAKGFGKPAKKQPLLSARQAAGRFRRGEWAGCRQLCEQILAAADRSDLEEAIALTQAHALLGRIEEGSGRYPAAMLHYQQAIVACPPAAPASLAAEVHALLGGVLRQMGEKKQAQRLFEQALARDPALLMARVGLADLLQMRGEYEAALAHYLQAWQGSQQEADIP